The following are encoded in a window of Paenibacillaceae bacterium GAS479 genomic DNA:
- a CDS encoding Beta-galactosidase GanA, translating into MKTWVAFYDSSFPFPGQRPAEQQLLPLANRITGAEELASRLDEEQPDSLLMLHGPYFPKAAWRAIMAHLKRGGGLVTIGGIPLRIPVGIGANGWEPEAEQTAYHQAIGIHEALRVDTSKVTEWKASAAIPLLAGMESLFDNASTYGLALHVTRSHDHPDENGSGGPMDAHLYPLLTGLDKDDRERCAPVVLLENTKGDFAGGRWIFANREAGASFWDGGKGAEALAAWAEFTARGVTEWWLKPNYACYEIGEKPMLTFQRQRLNANGDNSWQVTYKVSRINGTEEAVVTEGSLTLGSDELTDYERVSLPIQAEPGYYRVDAELIAESSGEVRRLVQGFWGRDEELLREGSMVEVNRDYFVKDGKPLPIVGMTYMTSDVARKYMHLPNAAVWDRDMAQMAKAGINMIRTGIWTALRKMAFVDGHVSEEMMRAVDAIFLTAKRHGLEVVFNFFAFTPELWEGENPYLDPRSVEAQKRFLTAIATRHKHSSHVHWDLINEPTMFNPLQLWSAASTLGDRFELAAYREWLQQRHGSIVKLQEAWNMSPLDLPSFSSIKPPRKGDIGFRTTELTEKRSGQWLDYLLFSQDMHNRWAAELRAALQAVQPKQLVTVGQDEGLQAQRPSPLFYEEAVDYTTVHSWWKNDQLVLDGIFAKTPNKPNVIQETGIMYIETPDGFAKRTEEELHAMLERKYAYSFSTGGAGAIQWIWNINYYMHNINESHIGALRADGTEKPEADVSYDFGRFIKEAGHLFEDRKLEEVAVVYPYSNDFSNRSSAEEITSRMTRSLAHRMNVPFRSLSEYGLDILKDESYESPKLIAVPSAHALSDEALQALLDWASETGGTLLVTGPLNLDAYWHRTERAAALTGPSVLANVRREEALELDGELLSVGFAGEGIARLSKQALLSEDGRPANAAAQLHQFELGEGRLMWCPLPLEMAESYMPLEAVYDRALETAGVLPELEWEKGGELAGVYGRKLQFRDGAVFIFVSEYALDADVIVKDPVTGMRYSFQLEAERSVLFATDKDGKLVSIYRPDEVEVFAAKA; encoded by the coding sequence ATGAAAACATGGGTTGCTTTTTATGATTCAAGCTTTCCTTTTCCGGGACAGCGTCCCGCAGAGCAACAGCTTCTGCCGCTAGCCAACCGAATAACTGGAGCGGAAGAGTTGGCAAGCCGTCTTGATGAAGAACAGCCGGACTCGCTTCTCATGCTGCACGGCCCTTATTTTCCAAAAGCCGCCTGGCGGGCTATTATGGCGCATCTGAAGCGTGGAGGAGGGCTTGTCACTATTGGTGGCATCCCATTGCGCATACCTGTCGGGATTGGCGCGAACGGCTGGGAACCGGAAGCCGAGCAGACAGCCTACCACCAAGCGATCGGCATCCATGAAGCACTGCGTGTTGATACGTCTAAGGTAACCGAATGGAAAGCGTCCGCGGCGATCCCGCTGCTTGCTGGAATGGAGTCGCTTTTCGACAACGCTTCGACGTACGGACTGGCTCTGCATGTGACCCGCTCCCATGACCATCCTGATGAAAATGGTTCCGGAGGACCGATGGACGCGCATCTTTACCCGCTGCTCACTGGCCTCGACAAGGATGACCGTGAGCGCTGCGCGCCTGTCGTTCTCCTTGAGAATACTAAGGGAGATTTCGCAGGGGGCCGCTGGATTTTTGCTAACCGCGAGGCAGGCGCCTCTTTCTGGGACGGCGGCAAAGGGGCGGAAGCGCTCGCCGCTTGGGCGGAGTTCACGGCTCGCGGCGTAACGGAGTGGTGGCTGAAGCCTAACTATGCCTGTTATGAGATCGGCGAGAAGCCGATGCTTACTTTCCAGCGGCAGCGGCTCAATGCCAATGGGGATAACAGTTGGCAAGTGACATACAAAGTAAGCCGCATCAACGGCACGGAAGAAGCTGTTGTGACAGAGGGCAGTCTAACGCTTGGATCGGACGAGCTGACGGATTATGAGCGTGTGTCTCTGCCAATTCAGGCTGAGCCAGGTTATTATCGTGTTGACGCTGAGCTGATCGCTGAAAGCAGTGGTGAAGTTCGCCGTTTGGTGCAGGGCTTCTGGGGACGTGACGAGGAACTGCTTCGCGAGGGTAGCATGGTCGAGGTGAATCGCGATTACTTCGTGAAGGACGGCAAGCCGTTGCCGATCGTCGGAATGACGTATATGACGAGCGATGTAGCGCGCAAATACATGCATCTGCCAAATGCGGCGGTGTGGGATCGCGATATGGCTCAGATGGCGAAGGCTGGCATCAACATGATTCGGACTGGCATTTGGACCGCGCTGCGCAAAATGGCATTTGTAGATGGACATGTAAGCGAAGAGATGATGCGCGCTGTCGACGCTATTTTCCTTACGGCGAAGCGGCATGGGCTGGAAGTTGTGTTCAACTTCTTTGCGTTCACACCAGAGCTGTGGGAAGGGGAGAATCCTTACCTTGACCCTCGCAGCGTCGAAGCTCAGAAGCGCTTCCTGACGGCGATTGCGACCCGTCATAAACACAGTTCCCATGTGCACTGGGATTTGATCAACGAGCCGACAATGTTCAACCCATTGCAGTTGTGGAGCGCGGCAAGCACGCTCGGCGACCGTTTCGAGCTGGCTGCGTACCGCGAATGGCTGCAGCAGCGCCATGGCAGCATCGTCAAGCTGCAAGAGGCCTGGAATATGTCGCCGCTTGATTTGCCGTCATTCAGCAGCATCAAGCCGCCTCGCAAAGGGGATATCGGCTTCAGAACGACGGAGCTGACCGAGAAGCGCAGCGGCCAGTGGCTGGATTATCTGCTGTTCTCGCAGGATATGCATAACCGCTGGGCAGCTGAACTTCGTGCCGCGCTCCAGGCCGTTCAGCCGAAGCAGCTCGTAACGGTTGGGCAGGATGAGGGACTTCAGGCGCAGCGTCCGTCTCCGCTTTTCTACGAGGAAGCTGTCGATTACACGACCGTCCATTCCTGGTGGAAAAATGATCAGCTCGTACTGGACGGCATTTTCGCCAAAACGCCTAACAAACCGAATGTCATTCAAGAGACAGGCATCATGTATATTGAAACGCCGGATGGCTTCGCTAAGCGCACCGAGGAAGAGCTGCATGCCATGCTTGAGCGCAAGTACGCTTATTCCTTCTCAACTGGCGGCGCAGGGGCGATCCAGTGGATCTGGAACATCAATTACTACATGCATAATATTAATGAGTCCCATATCGGGGCGCTGCGTGCTGACGGGACCGAAAAGCCTGAGGCTGACGTGTCTTATGACTTCGGCCGTTTCATCAAGGAAGCGGGTCATCTGTTCGAGGATCGTAAGCTGGAGGAAGTGGCCGTTGTTTATCCGTACAGCAATGACTTCTCTAACCGCTCGTCGGCGGAGGAGATCACTTCACGCATGACCCGTTCGCTTGCGCATCGAATGAATGTACCTTTCCGCTCGCTTAGCGAGTACGGCCTCGACATCTTGAAGGATGAGTCCTACGAATCGCCGAAGCTTATTGCCGTGCCATCGGCTCATGCACTGAGCGACGAGGCACTGCAAGCACTGCTGGATTGGGCGTCCGAGACAGGCGGTACATTGCTTGTTACCGGTCCGCTGAACCTTGATGCTTACTGGCATCGTACGGAGCGGGCGGCTGCACTGACCGGGCCTTCGGTTCTCGCCAATGTACGCCGCGAGGAGGCTCTTGAGCTGGACGGGGAGCTGTTATCCGTTGGTTTCGCTGGAGAAGGCATCGCACGCTTGAGCAAACAAGCTTTGCTCAGCGAAGATGGTCGTCCCGCGAACGCCGCTGCGCAGCTGCATCAATTCGAGCTTGGTGAGGGGCGTCTTATGTGGTGCCCGCTGCCGCTTGAGATGGCTGAGAGCTATATGCCGCTTGAAGCGGTCTATGACCGTGCGCTGGAGACGGCAGGAGTTCTGCCTGAGCTGGAGTGGGAGAAGGGCGGCGAGCTGGCGGGAGTGTACGGCCGCAAGCTGCAGTTCCGTGACGGCGCGGTATTCATCTTCGTTTCCGAATATGCGCTTGATGCCGATGTGATCGTGAAGGACCCGGTAACTGGCATGCGTTATTCCTTCCAGTTGGAAGCTGAGCGCTCTGTTCTGTTCGCAACCGACAAGGATGGCAAGCTGGTTAGCATTTACCGCCCTGACGAGGTGGAAGTGTTCGCAGCGAAGGCTTAA
- a CDS encoding transcriptional regulator, LacI family, whose product MQQIADRLHVSKYTVSQAMSGKSGISEATRQRVLETAQAMGYEAPPARTEPKSLPTRPIHPDLLTHSGAGNANAEGGFIVVWMSRVHQEEKMYWQRVLGGIQEGCRQRGWGTVVLAPMDDGKTADILPPYLDRSRCAGGLAVGAFPLRQLTAMKRTALPVVLVDHQEPFSGLDSVANDNIAAARMICGMLLDKGCRSFIFVGSDRFSVSFRERWLGCRSALEQTFAQRNDGALRRWNIPYSREWEESMLSRLEKTTDEELPDAFLCANDDIAIQLLKALQQRGVAVPGRCRVAGIDNIEGSSWTRPPLTTMDLGKELLGQRAVEALERRMHMPSASVERVGLVPELVLRGST is encoded by the coding sequence ATGCAGCAGATTGCCGATCGGCTGCATGTGTCAAAATATACCGTATCGCAAGCGATGTCCGGAAAATCCGGCATTAGTGAGGCTACACGCCAACGCGTACTGGAAACAGCTCAAGCTATGGGTTATGAAGCACCGCCCGCAAGGACGGAGCCTAAATCGCTGCCAACGAGGCCGATTCATCCCGACTTGTTAACTCATTCGGGCGCCGGGAATGCCAATGCGGAGGGCGGTTTTATCGTCGTTTGGATGTCACGCGTCCACCAAGAAGAGAAAATGTATTGGCAGCGGGTGCTCGGAGGTATTCAGGAGGGCTGCCGCCAGCGCGGCTGGGGTACTGTCGTGCTCGCCCCGATGGATGACGGCAAAACAGCCGACATTTTGCCGCCTTACCTGGACCGCTCCCGCTGTGCCGGCGGCCTTGCTGTCGGAGCTTTCCCGCTGCGGCAGCTGACCGCTATGAAGAGAACGGCGCTGCCGGTCGTCCTGGTTGATCATCAGGAGCCATTCTCCGGTCTAGATAGCGTAGCCAATGATAATATTGCAGCAGCGCGGATGATTTGCGGCATGCTGCTGGACAAAGGTTGTCGCAGCTTTATTTTTGTAGGCAGCGATCGCTTCTCGGTTAGCTTCCGGGAACGTTGGCTCGGCTGCCGCTCCGCCCTGGAGCAAACATTCGCTCAACGTAATGACGGCGCGCTGCGCCGCTGGAACATCCCCTACTCCCGGGAATGGGAGGAGTCTATGTTGAGCAGGCTGGAGAAAACAACTGATGAGGAGCTGCCAGACGCCTTCCTTTGCGCAAATGACGACATCGCCATCCAATTGCTTAAAGCATTACAGCAAAGAGGTGTAGCGGTTCCCGGCCGCTGTCGAGTCGCCGGCATCGATAACATCGAAGGCTCTAGCTGGACGAGGCCGCCGCTCACTACGATGGACCTCGGCAAGGAGCTGCTCGGTCAACGCGCCGTTGAGGCGCTTGAACGGCGGATGCACATGCCGAGCGCATCTGTGGAGCGTGTCGGGCTCGTGCCGGAGCTCGTGCTGCGGGGCAGCACATAG
- a CDS encoding Predicted O-methyltransferase YrrM — protein sequence MKEMIFGQEEMEAYIETLFPPDSDLQRVLDGIRSKGMPEISVPTAYGRLLTLLVSMSGASRVLEIGALGGYSGICLARGMTPEGRLTSLELLQDYADTAQEHLTAAGFGAQVEYFVGDASDSLTKLKQDGRRFDFFFIDADKKNYLHYLEAALELAEPGAVIVADNTLLRGRVADPARIGTTLDAMREVNRQLAENPRLMGTLLPAYDGLAVMRVRS from the coding sequence ATGAAAGAAATGATTTTCGGTCAAGAAGAGATGGAGGCCTACATAGAAACGCTGTTTCCGCCGGATTCGGACCTGCAGCGTGTACTGGATGGCATTCGCAGCAAAGGAATGCCGGAGATCTCCGTACCGACCGCATATGGGCGTCTACTCACGCTGCTTGTCTCCATGAGCGGAGCGAGCCGCGTGCTGGAAATTGGCGCTCTGGGAGGTTACAGCGGTATTTGCTTGGCTCGCGGAATGACGCCGGAGGGGCGTTTGACCTCGCTTGAGCTGCTGCAGGATTACGCCGATACAGCGCAAGAACATCTGACTGCGGCCGGGTTCGGCGCGCAGGTGGAGTATTTCGTCGGAGATGCGTCTGACAGCTTGACGAAGCTGAAGCAGGATGGGCGGCGTTTTGATTTCTTTTTCATCGATGCGGACAAAAAAAATTACCTCCACTATCTGGAAGCGGCGCTTGAGCTGGCCGAGCCGGGAGCAGTAATCGTAGCGGACAACACGCTGTTGCGCGGCCGCGTTGCTGATCCGGCACGAATAGGAACGACTTTAGATGCGATGAGGGAGGTCAACCGGCAGTTGGCCGAGAACCCTCGGCTGATGGGCACGCTGCTGCCTGCCTATGACGGACTGGCCGTCATGCGTGTGCGATCCTAA
- a CDS encoding putative N6-adenine-specific DNA methylase translates to MNQMQQLELIATSPMGLEAIVARELKDLGYNDLKTENGRVTFRGGLEDIARTNLWLRTSDRVLVKMAEFRAVTFEELFEGTRALNWPDWIPDDGEFPVNGRSQKSQLSSVPACQSIVKKAVVERMKDEYGTEWFREDGARYVIEVSLMNDMALITLDTTGPSLHKRGYRKLVTEAPIKETMAAAMILLSRWGPDRPLYDPFCGSGTIPIEAAMIGWNIAPGMRRDFNSSHWDIMGQKRWELAREEAIDSVKDDVKLQISGSDIDPEAIEVAQAALSKAGFAREIKLHTMPIARVQPEGRYGCIITNPPYGERLGSEKEADKLIRQLGFIDAVKKDWSVFALSPAKTFEQSYGRSADKKRKLYNGRIECQLYQYLGPLPPRPRLDSQPKE, encoded by the coding sequence ATGAACCAGATGCAACAGCTTGAACTTATTGCAACCTCCCCTATGGGGCTTGAAGCGATTGTCGCCAGGGAGCTTAAAGACCTTGGTTATAATGACCTCAAAACCGAAAACGGACGTGTCACCTTCCGCGGTGGACTGGAAGATATTGCACGCACGAATTTGTGGCTCCGCACATCGGACCGAGTGCTCGTGAAGATGGCCGAATTCCGCGCCGTCACCTTCGAAGAGCTATTTGAAGGAACACGCGCCCTCAACTGGCCGGACTGGATTCCGGATGACGGAGAATTCCCGGTTAACGGCCGCTCGCAAAAATCCCAGCTTTCCAGCGTACCTGCTTGCCAATCCATTGTCAAAAAAGCCGTCGTTGAACGGATGAAGGACGAGTATGGAACGGAATGGTTCCGCGAGGATGGCGCACGTTATGTCATTGAGGTTAGCTTGATGAATGATATGGCGCTCATTACGCTGGATACGACCGGACCGAGCTTGCATAAGCGCGGCTACCGTAAACTCGTGACGGAAGCTCCGATCAAGGAAACGATGGCAGCGGCGATGATTTTGCTTAGCCGTTGGGGGCCAGACCGCCCGCTCTACGATCCTTTTTGCGGCTCCGGCACAATTCCGATCGAGGCCGCTATGATCGGCTGGAACATCGCCCCGGGCATGCGCCGCGACTTCAACAGCAGCCACTGGGACATCATGGGCCAGAAACGCTGGGAGCTCGCTCGCGAAGAAGCGATTGATTCCGTCAAGGACGATGTGAAGCTCCAAATTAGCGGCTCCGACATTGACCCGGAAGCAATCGAGGTGGCCCAAGCTGCACTTAGCAAAGCCGGATTCGCACGCGAGATTAAGCTGCACACAATGCCGATCGCACGCGTGCAGCCTGAGGGCAGGTACGGCTGCATCATTACGAACCCGCCTTACGGTGAGCGGCTCGGTTCCGAGAAGGAAGCGGACAAGCTTATTCGACAGCTCGGTTTCATCGATGCGGTTAAGAAGGACTGGTCGGTATTCGCGCTCAGTCCAGCCAAAACCTTCGAACAGAGCTATGGCCGTTCCGCCGACAAAAAGCGCAAGCTGTACAACGGGCGTATTGAATGCCAGCTGTACCAATATCTTGGACCATTGCCTCCACGTCCACGCCTGGACTCGCAGCCTAAAGAATAA
- a CDS encoding Fe-S cluster assembly iron-binding protein IscA, whose amino-acid sequence MNCKITRNAAKILKAELDKPEHEGKYLRVYITHSHGDHAHYGLGIDDQTEKDELISTDKEIDVLLEKDVDLLDGVMIDYLYTPEEGFVVTNPTKGNHGDH is encoded by the coding sequence ATGAACTGCAAAATTACTCGCAATGCGGCCAAGATTCTGAAGGCCGAGCTGGACAAGCCGGAGCACGAGGGCAAATATCTCCGCGTGTACATTACTCATTCCCACGGAGACCATGCCCACTACGGCCTTGGCATCGACGATCAGACGGAGAAGGATGAGCTTATCTCCACTGATAAGGAGATCGATGTGCTGCTGGAGAAGGACGTTGATCTGCTGGACGGAGTTATGATCGACTATCTATACACACCGGAGGAAGGGTTCGTTGTAACGAATCCTACCAAGGGCAATCACGGTGATCACTGA
- a CDS encoding MazG nucleotide pyrophosphohydrolase domain-containing protein: MNTLNTNTTLNQLQQYIKQKDYNADASMAYFYKLIEEVGELAEVIRKNKKQGDGGIKGTIEEELSDVLYYTLCLANVFEVNLEESFIQKEELNKIKWGK; the protein is encoded by the coding sequence ATGAATACCCTAAATACCAATACGACATTAAATCAATTACAACAGTACATCAAACAAAAGGATTACAATGCCGATGCTTCAATGGCTTATTTCTATAAACTAATTGAGGAAGTCGGAGAGCTGGCTGAAGTTATTAGAAAGAACAAAAAACAAGGCGATGGAGGCATTAAGGGAACAATTGAAGAAGAACTTTCCGATGTTCTTTATTATACCCTCTGCTTAGCAAATGTGTTTGAAGTAAATCTCGAAGAATCTTTCATACAAAAAGAGGAGCTAAACAAGATAAAATGGGGAAAGTAA
- a CDS encoding g-D-glutamyl-meso-diaminopimelate peptidase — protein MNRDRSGKIVQACRYSPVELAVDLDALQRRYAGMQRQPVGTSVMGKRLESLRIGSGPKYVFVNAAFHASEWVTSLLLMMYAEELMERQASGDAAISELTVWLMPMVNPDGVELSLNGVAPEHPYGRQLLEWNEGSTDFSAWKANIRGVDLNDQFPACWELEKQRRGKAGPGPRDYPGDNPLSEPESRAVAALTERESFDMVAALHTQGEEIYWNYRGLEPPESEAIAERLSCASGYAAIALTDSDAGYKDWFIQKFRRPGFTIEAGLGENPLPLEQWPDMYGKVRSLLDELLRSARTS, from the coding sequence ATGAATCGGGACAGGTCAGGGAAAATCGTACAGGCATGTCGCTACAGCCCTGTCGAGCTGGCAGTTGATCTGGATGCGCTGCAAAGGCGTTACGCAGGAATGCAGCGTCAGCCAGTTGGTACAAGCGTTATGGGCAAACGACTGGAATCGCTGCGCATCGGCAGCGGACCGAAGTACGTGTTTGTCAACGCAGCCTTCCATGCTAGCGAATGGGTCACGAGTCTGCTGCTCATGATGTATGCGGAGGAGCTTATGGAACGACAAGCGTCCGGGGATGCCGCAATCAGTGAACTGACGGTATGGCTAATGCCCATGGTTAATCCTGATGGGGTCGAGCTATCACTTAACGGGGTTGCGCCGGAACATCCATATGGCAGACAGTTGCTGGAATGGAATGAGGGCAGCACGGACTTCAGCGCTTGGAAGGCAAATATCCGTGGTGTTGATCTCAATGATCAGTTTCCAGCCTGCTGGGAGTTGGAAAAACAGCGCCGCGGCAAAGCCGGGCCCGGGCCGCGCGACTATCCCGGCGACAATCCGCTGAGTGAGCCGGAATCGCGAGCGGTCGCCGCTCTGACAGAGCGAGAATCATTCGACATGGTGGCGGCGCTGCACACGCAAGGAGAAGAGATCTACTGGAACTACCGGGGGCTGGAGCCGCCGGAGTCGGAGGCGATTGCGGAGCGGCTCAGCTGTGCCAGCGGATATGCTGCGATTGCACTTACCGACAGTGACGCTGGATACAAGGATTGGTTCATCCAAAAGTTCCGCCGGCCCGGCTTCACGATTGAGGCTGGCCTTGGGGAGAATCCTTTGCCCTTGGAACAGTGGCCGGATATGTACGGTAAGGTTCGATCCCTGCTAGATGAATTGCTGCGAAGCGCGAGAACCAGCTGA
- a CDS encoding glutamate racemase — protein MLTLILFKESGVYVQRPIAILDSGVGGLTVVREVMRQLPREKVIYFGDTARTPYGPRPAEEVIRFTREIVSYLMQFKPKMIIIACNTATAVALEEIRSFVDVPVVGVINPGARAAINSTKSGVVGIIGTVGTVRSRAYEEALKRLNPNIHVASLACPQFVPLVEQGNFRSDETHETVRDSLTSLKDIPLDTLILGCTHYPFLAESIGAVMGPGVKLISSDSETAREMSTILQESGKLASQPELPVHQFFCSGDPRIFKRIAQQWLGKQIELTPVVWQIPQIG, from the coding sequence ATGCTGACGTTAATCTTGTTCAAGGAAAGCGGTGTGTACGTGCAAAGACCGATAGCCATCCTAGATTCCGGAGTAGGGGGATTGACGGTTGTCCGCGAAGTGATGCGTCAACTGCCGCGCGAGAAGGTCATCTACTTCGGAGATACCGCACGAACGCCCTACGGACCTCGGCCGGCGGAAGAAGTTATCCGGTTCACGAGAGAGATCGTCTCCTATTTGATGCAGTTTAAGCCTAAAATGATTATTATCGCCTGCAATACGGCGACGGCAGTTGCTTTGGAGGAAATCCGCAGTTTCGTGGACGTACCGGTGGTCGGCGTCATCAATCCAGGTGCCCGTGCGGCTATTAACAGTACCAAATCCGGCGTTGTCGGAATCATCGGTACAGTTGGAACCGTGCGCAGCCGCGCTTATGAAGAAGCGCTCAAACGGCTCAACCCTAATATTCATGTAGCCAGTTTGGCCTGCCCGCAGTTCGTGCCGCTTGTGGAGCAGGGTAATTTCCGCTCCGATGAGACGCATGAAACGGTGCGGGACTCGCTAACTTCACTCAAAGACATTCCGCTCGATACGCTCATTCTCGGCTGCACGCATTACCCGTTCCTGGCCGAATCCATCGGCGCAGTGATGGGGCCAGGCGTGAAGCTGATTAGCTCCGATAGCGAGACGGCCCGCGAGATGAGCACGATTTTGCAGGAATCAGGCAAGCTTGCTTCTCAGCCCGAGCTTCCTGTACATCAGTTCTTCTGCAGCGGTGACCCCCGCATATTCAAGCGTATTGCTCAGCAATGGCTGGGCAAGCAGATCGAGTTGACTCCAGTTGTCTGGCAAATTCCGCAGATCGGCTGA